A window from Telopea speciosissima isolate NSW1024214 ecotype Mountain lineage chromosome 8, Tspe_v1, whole genome shotgun sequence encodes these proteins:
- the LOC122671729 gene encoding uncharacterized protein LOC122671729 isoform X2: MDVVVDAPMDVVVEAPDITNLDVPNAANAAADAPIDIPIASRLPFSVLSNSNGGKNHKDSKSWENAITGVDQRFNSVHEFRDALHKYSIAHGFAYRFKKNDPHRVTVMCKAEDCPWRIHASRLSTTQLFCIKRMTPTHTCEGGVVTAGYRATRSWVASIIKEKLKESPSYKPKDIAEDIRREYGIQLNYSQAWRGKEIAKEQLQGSFKDAYNQLPFFCEKIRETNPGSFATFATKEDSSFHRLFVSFHASLSGFQQGCRPLLFLDSTPLNSKYQGTLLTATAMDGDDGVFPVAFAVVDVESDDNWHWFLLELKSSVSTTRSITFVADRQKGLRESLSEIFENAYHGYCLRYLSEKFKRDLKGKFSHEVMRLMVADFYSAAYAPRLEGFQRCSESIKGISVEAYNWVIQSAPEHWANVLFGGTRYNHMTANFGEMFYSWVSEANDLPITQMVDVLRGKMMELIYTRRVESNQWLTRLTPSVEEKLQKETLKARSLEVIFSRGSTFEVRGDSIEVVDIDHWDCSCKGWQITGLPCSHAIAVFECTGRSPYDYCSRYFTTESYRLTYTESIHPISNIDRLTLKESANTTVTVTPPPTRRPPGRPKNKQTGLKEVVKRQLQCSRCKSIGHNKTTCKESS, encoded by the coding sequence ATGGATGTCGTTGTTGATGCCCCCATGGATGTCGTTGTTGAAGCCCCAGATATCACCAATCTAGATGTGCCAAATGCTGCTAATGCTGCTGCTGATGCCCCAATTGACATACCTATTGCTTCTCGTCTTCCCTTTTCCGTTCTTTCTAACTCTAATGGTGGAAAGAATCATAAAGATTCAAAATCATGGGAAAATGCCATAACTGGTGTCGACCAGCGCTTTAATAGTGTTCACGAATTTCGTGATGCTTTACATAAATATTCCATTGCACATGGGTTTGCCTacagatttaagaaaaatgaTCCTCACCGTGTAACTGTCATGTGCAAAGCAGAAGATTGTCCATGGCGGATACATGCATCAAGGTTGTCAACCACCCAGTTATTTTGTATTAAGAGGATGACCCCAACTCACACATGTGAAGGAGGTGTTGTTACTGCTGGGTATCGGGCAACAAGAAGCTGGGTGGCAAGTATCATAAAGGAGAAGCTGAAAGAGTCCCCAAGTTACAAGCCCAAGGATATTGCCGAAGACATTCGTAGAGAATACGGGATTCAGCTGAACTATTCTCAGGCGTGGCGTGGAAAGGAGATTGCAAAGGAACAGCTTCAGGGTTCATTCAAAGACGCTTACAACCAATTGCCATTCTTCTGTGAGAAGATAAGGGAGACGAATCCTGGTAGTTTTGCTACATTCGCAACCAAGGAGGACTCAAGCTTTCATCGTCTCTTTGTGTCATTCCATGCCTCTTTGTCTGGTTTCCAACAAGGGTGCCGTCCTCTCCTTTTCCTTGACAGCACTCCTTTGAACTCAAAATACCAAGGGACTTTGTTGACCGCAACAGCAATGGATGGAGATGATGGTGTTTTTCCAGTTGCGTTTGCTGTTGTAGATGTTGAGAGTGATGATAATTGGCATTGGTTCTTACTAGAATTAAAATCTTCTGTTTCGACAACTCGATCCATAACATTTGTAGCAGATAGACAGAAAGGGTTGAGGGAATCTTTATCTGAGATATTTGAGAATGCGTACCATGGTTATTGTCTTCGTTACCTTTCTGAGAAGTTTAAGAGAGACTTAAAGGGGAAGTTTTCTCATGAAGTGATGCGTCTCATGGTTGCGGATTTTTATTCTGCTGCTTATGCACCCAGACTTGAAGGATTTCAGAGATGCTCAGAAAGCATCAAAGGTATTTCAGTGGAAGCTTATAATTGGGTTATACAAAGTGCACCTGAACATTGGGCAAATGTTTTATTTGGTGGTACGCGGTATAACCATATGACAGCGAACTTTGGAGAAATGTTCTACAGCTGGGTTTCAGAGGCAAACGATTTACCAATAACACAGATGGTGGATGTGTTACGTGGTAAGATGATGGAGTTGATCTACACACGGAGGGTGGAATCCAATCAATGGTTGACAAGGTTAACTCCATCAGTGGAGGAAAAGCTACAAAAGGAGACATTGAAAGCACGTTCCCTTGAAGTTATTTTCTCACGTGGTAGCACATTTGAGGTCCGTGGTGATTCCATTGAAGTTGTTGATATTGATCACTGGGACTGTAGTTGCAAAGGATGGCAAATTACAGGTTTGCCATGCTCGCATGCTATTGCTGTTTTTGAATGCACTGGTCGGAGCCCATATGATTATTGTTCTCGATATTTCACAACTGAGAGTTACCGATTAACTTATACAGAGTCTATACACCCAATTTCAAATATAGACAGGCTCACGCTGAAAGAATCAGCTAATACGACAGTCACAGTAACACCTCCTCCTACTCGTCGTCCTCCAGGCCGACCAAAGAATAAGCAGACTGGATTGAAGGAGGTAGTTAAACGACAACTCCAGTGTAGTAGATGCAAGAGTATTGGTCATAATAAAACAACGTGCAAGGAGTCCTCATAG
- the LOC122671729 gene encoding uncharacterized protein LOC122671729 isoform X1, with protein sequence MAGKKIITICQSGGEFVTDKDGSLSYTGGDAHAIDVDQQTRFNDFKLEIAEMWNCSIATMSIKYFLPGNRKTLITVSNDKDLKRMINFHKDSVTVDVYVVAGDTVTHDVSNMPASRSSRTTFSEAVVLPDAPVDAPMDVVVDAPMDVVVEAPDITNLDVPNAANAAADAPIDIPIASRLPFSVLSNSNGGKNHKDSKSWENAITGVDQRFNSVHEFRDALHKYSIAHGFAYRFKKNDPHRVTVMCKAEDCPWRIHASRLSTTQLFCIKRMTPTHTCEGGVVTAGYRATRSWVASIIKEKLKESPSYKPKDIAEDIRREYGIQLNYSQAWRGKEIAKEQLQGSFKDAYNQLPFFCEKIRETNPGSFATFATKEDSSFHRLFVSFHASLSGFQQGCRPLLFLDSTPLNSKYQGTLLTATAMDGDDGVFPVAFAVVDVESDDNWHWFLLELKSSVSTTRSITFVADRQKGLRESLSEIFENAYHGYCLRYLSEKFKRDLKGKFSHEVMRLMVADFYSAAYAPRLEGFQRCSESIKGISVEAYNWVIQSAPEHWANVLFGGTRYNHMTANFGEMFYSWVSEANDLPITQMVDVLRGKMMELIYTRRVESNQWLTRLTPSVEEKLQKETLKARSLEVIFSRGSTFEVRGDSIEVVDIDHWDCSCKGWQITGLPCSHAIAVFECTGRSPYDYCSRYFTTESYRLTYTESIHPISNIDRLTLKESANTTVTVTPPPTRRPPGRPKNKQTGLKEVVKRQLQCSRCKSIGHNKTTCKESS encoded by the exons ATGGCTGGGAAGAAGATTATAACTATTTGTCAATCGGGTGGTGAGTTTGTGACCGATAAAGATGGTTCGTTATCATACACTGGTGGAGATGCCCATGCTATTGATGTTGATCAGCAAACACGGTTTAATgatttcaaattggaaattGCTGAAATGTGGAACTGTAGCATTGCTACCATGTCTATCAAGTACTTCCTCCCAGGAAACAGGAAAACTCTCATTACTGTTTCCAATGACAAAGACCTGAAGCGCATGATCAATTTCCATAAGGACTCTGTCACTGTGGATGTCTATGTCGTAGCAGGAGATACTGTCACCCACGATGTCTCCAACATGCCTGCCAGTAG GTCAAGCAGGACCACCTTCTCTGAAGCAGTGGTTCTGCCAGATGCTCCTGTTGATGCCCCAATGGATGTCGTTGTTGATGCCCCCATGGATGTCGTTGTTGAAGCCCCAGATATCACCAATCTAGATGTGCCAAATGCTGCTAATGCTGCTGCTGATGCCCCAATTGACATACCTATTGCTTCTCGTCTTCCCTTTTCCGTTCTTTCTAACTCTAATGGTGGAAAGAATCATAAAGATTCAAAATCATGGGAAAATGCCATAACTGGTGTCGACCAGCGCTTTAATAGTGTTCACGAATTTCGTGATGCTTTACATAAATATTCCATTGCACATGGGTTTGCCTacagatttaagaaaaatgaTCCTCACCGTGTAACTGTCATGTGCAAAGCAGAAGATTGTCCATGGCGGATACATGCATCAAGGTTGTCAACCACCCAGTTATTTTGTATTAAGAGGATGACCCCAACTCACACATGTGAAGGAGGTGTTGTTACTGCTGGGTATCGGGCAACAAGAAGCTGGGTGGCAAGTATCATAAAGGAGAAGCTGAAAGAGTCCCCAAGTTACAAGCCCAAGGATATTGCCGAAGACATTCGTAGAGAATACGGGATTCAGCTGAACTATTCTCAGGCGTGGCGTGGAAAGGAGATTGCAAAGGAACAGCTTCAGGGTTCATTCAAAGACGCTTACAACCAATTGCCATTCTTCTGTGAGAAGATAAGGGAGACGAATCCTGGTAGTTTTGCTACATTCGCAACCAAGGAGGACTCAAGCTTTCATCGTCTCTTTGTGTCATTCCATGCCTCTTTGTCTGGTTTCCAACAAGGGTGCCGTCCTCTCCTTTTCCTTGACAGCACTCCTTTGAACTCAAAATACCAAGGGACTTTGTTGACCGCAACAGCAATGGATGGAGATGATGGTGTTTTTCCAGTTGCGTTTGCTGTTGTAGATGTTGAGAGTGATGATAATTGGCATTGGTTCTTACTAGAATTAAAATCTTCTGTTTCGACAACTCGATCCATAACATTTGTAGCAGATAGACAGAAAGGGTTGAGGGAATCTTTATCTGAGATATTTGAGAATGCGTACCATGGTTATTGTCTTCGTTACCTTTCTGAGAAGTTTAAGAGAGACTTAAAGGGGAAGTTTTCTCATGAAGTGATGCGTCTCATGGTTGCGGATTTTTATTCTGCTGCTTATGCACCCAGACTTGAAGGATTTCAGAGATGCTCAGAAAGCATCAAAGGTATTTCAGTGGAAGCTTATAATTGGGTTATACAAAGTGCACCTGAACATTGGGCAAATGTTTTATTTGGTGGTACGCGGTATAACCATATGACAGCGAACTTTGGAGAAATGTTCTACAGCTGGGTTTCAGAGGCAAACGATTTACCAATAACACAGATGGTGGATGTGTTACGTGGTAAGATGATGGAGTTGATCTACACACGGAGGGTGGAATCCAATCAATGGTTGACAAGGTTAACTCCATCAGTGGAGGAAAAGCTACAAAAGGAGACATTGAAAGCACGTTCCCTTGAAGTTATTTTCTCACGTGGTAGCACATTTGAGGTCCGTGGTGATTCCATTGAAGTTGTTGATATTGATCACTGGGACTGTAGTTGCAAAGGATGGCAAATTACAGGTTTGCCATGCTCGCATGCTATTGCTGTTTTTGAATGCACTGGTCGGAGCCCATATGATTATTGTTCTCGATATTTCACAACTGAGAGTTACCGATTAACTTATACAGAGTCTATACACCCAATTTCAAATATAGACAGGCTCACGCTGAAAGAATCAGCTAATACGACAGTCACAGTAACACCTCCTCCTACTCGTCGTCCTCCAGGCCGACCAAAGAATAAGCAGACTGGATTGAAGGAGGTAGTTAAACGACAACTCCAGTGTAGTAGATGCAAGAGTATTGGTCATAATAAAACAACGTGCAAGGAGTCCTCATAG